In Phormidium yuhuli AB48, one genomic interval encodes:
- a CDS encoding NUDIX hydrolase encodes MVKEVAIAILHQNGRYLMQLRDDIPTIVYPGQWTFFGGTVEPGEAAEVAVMRELQEEIRYHPPYVTLFRREQYRDFIRNVFHAPLTVDIQDLDLCEGLDLDLWTAEQVRQGEKFSPKAGEVRKIGKPHQRVLLAYINSLKLSI; translated from the coding sequence ATGGTTAAAGAAGTTGCGATCGCCATTCTCCATCAAAACGGTCGCTATCTCATGCAACTACGAGACGACATCCCCACCATCGTCTATCCCGGACAATGGACCTTCTTCGGCGGAACCGTCGAACCGGGGGAAGCGGCCGAAGTCGCCGTGATGCGAGAACTCCAGGAAGAAATCCGCTATCACCCCCCCTACGTGACCTTATTCCGACGAGAACAGTACCGCGACTTCATCCGTAATGTTTTCCACGCACCCCTCACCGTCGATATCCAAGATTTAGACCTCTGCGAAGGATTAGACTTAGATCTTTGGACCGCCGAACAAGTCCGCCAAGGCGAAAAATTTTCCCCCAAAGCCGGAGAAGTTCGTAAAATTGGGAAACCCCATCAACGAGTTTTACTGGCTTACATTAACTCGCTTAAATTGTCAATTTAA
- the folD gene encoding bifunctional methylenetetrahydrofolate dehydrogenase/methenyltetrahydrofolate cyclohydrolase FolD yields the protein MDTTRILDGKALAKTVQSRLRSQIEAALPQRNRPPGLAVIRVGDDPASAVYVRNKERACERVGIASFGQHFPATATAAEISAKIQELNDDERVDGILLQLPLPAHLDAVALLLQLDPDKDADGLHPINLGRLTRGEAGLRSCTPAGVMEVLKAYNIDPSGKNAVVVGRSILVGKPMALMLLEANATVTVAHSRTQNLADVVAAADIIVAAVGRPEMITADMVKPGAVVIDVGINRVGDGAGGYKLVGDVAFEEVFEKAAWITPVPGGIGPMTVAMLLKNTVEAYLR from the coding sequence ATGGATACGACTCGTATTTTAGACGGTAAAGCTCTCGCCAAGACAGTACAATCTCGACTGCGATCGCAAATCGAGGCGGCCCTCCCCCAACGCAACCGTCCCCCGGGATTGGCCGTCATCCGCGTGGGAGATGACCCCGCCAGTGCGGTCTATGTCCGCAACAAGGAACGAGCCTGTGAACGAGTGGGAATCGCCTCCTTTGGCCAACATTTCCCCGCCACGGCGACAGCGGCGGAGATTTCTGCCAAAATCCAGGAACTCAACGACGATGAACGAGTCGATGGGATTCTCCTACAACTCCCCCTCCCCGCTCATTTAGATGCAGTGGCCCTACTGCTACAACTCGACCCCGACAAAGACGCAGACGGACTCCATCCCATCAATCTCGGTCGTCTGACGCGGGGGGAAGCGGGCCTGAGAAGTTGTACCCCCGCTGGCGTGATGGAAGTCCTCAAGGCCTATAACATCGACCCCAGTGGTAAAAATGCCGTCGTGGTGGGTCGTAGTATTTTAGTGGGAAAACCCATGGCCCTGATGCTCCTGGAAGCCAACGCAACGGTGACCGTAGCTCACTCACGGACCCAAAACCTAGCGGACGTCGTCGCCGCCGCAGATATCATCGTAGCGGCGGTGGGCCGTCCCGAGATGATTACCGCTGACATGGTCAAACCGGGAGCGGTGGTGATTGATGTGGGGATTAACCGGGTCGGTGATGGCGCGGGTGGCTATAAACTGGTGGGGGATGTGGCCTTTGAGGAAGTATTTGAGAAAGCGGCTTGGATTACTCCAGTTCCTGGAGGAATTGGCCCCATGACCGTAGCCATGTTGCTTAAAAACACCGTTGAGGCCTATCTGCGCTAG
- a CDS encoding Npun_R2821/Npun_R2822 family protein, whose product MQSIGIYTLANDFVYDQLIALLNSIEVNVSPEIPICIIPYDDRMDRVQREVESRPNVTLYDNQGKLEQWEEFSREIWSHHPKASQKRFAKIVRSKIRLQRKMVAFSGDFERFVFYDADTLAMKPLDDLFDKLETYDFVFDDWEHSKQRLTALNIEMMEASGEFTESEIRPRLHCSSFFGSKRGFFNEQEISQLKASLVQDREVEWINEIADAFLFSYLTFRGPYSIFNYTLSERAGERTGNCADADPFVELDNVLYNEQGRKPIHRIHYMNFPPQDFAKLSQGEDMQIPHKDVFLHYRFLKNPEDKPTQLHQPKLGTKIERFGGKAISKIKRWLG is encoded by the coding sequence ATGCAATCCATCGGTATTTATACATTGGCTAATGATTTTGTGTATGACCAGCTCATTGCCTTGCTCAATAGCATTGAGGTTAATGTTAGCCCAGAAATTCCCATTTGCATTATTCCTTATGATGACCGGATGGACAGAGTTCAGCGGGAAGTAGAGTCACGGCCCAATGTGACCCTTTACGATAATCAAGGGAAGCTAGAACAATGGGAAGAGTTTTCACGAGAGATTTGGAGCCATCATCCCAAGGCATCTCAAAAAAGGTTTGCAAAAATCGTTCGCTCCAAAATTAGACTCCAGAGAAAAATGGTTGCTTTTTCAGGAGACTTTGAGCGATTTGTGTTTTATGATGCCGATACTTTGGCAATGAAGCCTTTGGATGACCTATTTGATAAACTAGAAACCTACGATTTTGTATTTGATGATTGGGAGCATTCAAAACAACGCTTAACAGCTCTTAACATTGAAATGATGGAAGCCTCGGGAGAATTTACTGAATCTGAAATTCGTCCTCGGCTACATTGCTCAAGCTTTTTTGGCTCAAAGCGAGGTTTTTTTAACGAGCAAGAAATCAGTCAACTTAAAGCATCATTAGTTCAAGATAGAGAAGTCGAGTGGATTAATGAAATCGCTGATGCTTTTTTGTTTAGCTATTTAACGTTTAGAGGGCCTTATTCAATCTTTAACTATACTTTGAGTGAGAGGGCCGGTGAGCGCACGGGGAACTGTGCTGATGCTGATCCGTTTGTTGAGCTTGACAATGTTTTGTACAATGAACAAGGACGAAAACCGATTCATCGAATCCACTATATGAACTTCCCTCCTCAAGACTTCGCTAAACTCAGTCAAGGGGAGGATATGCAAATTCCTCATAAAGATGTCTTTTTACACTATCGGTTTCTCAAGAATCCTGAGGACAAACCCACTCAACTTCATCAACCTAAACTCGGCACCAAGATTGAGCGCTTTGGAGGCAAAGCAATCTCGAAGATTAAACGTTGGCTGGGTTAG
- a CDS encoding class I SAM-dependent methyltransferase has protein sequence MMPNALTTPLRQSQMAGNSAHQDPTNPSEEGRQQALEQKLQASMALEGTLQLPCLPALAPRYEHLILGLFNLFGQNPSSEERQQLRQRLTETLTEGFEESPRRYLSLSYQLVNPQEGVAGGLGLTLSLTSPPEAQGSFQLANQSRFGSYPDGKAMMLAASLGEAEEVSVLDIGAGIGRNSLPLAKRGHPVDAVVTNAEAGERLQEMARSRHLSVTLLGGDFLDAPQVTGDYHLAIAPEILPHLRSPQAMTHFFRQSRRLLAPRGRLLLGAFLTHPDYSPQESVRELAQACGCSFLTPSELTAILGEVGLRLESQESVVAYESTHLPAAAWPPSQSFLNWATGQELFPGLMAPPVSFYWLCCAPEPIPANPDET, from the coding sequence ATGATGCCAAACGCCCTGACAACACCCCTTCGTCAATCCCAGATGGCTGGCAATTCAGCTCATCAAGACCCGACGAACCCTTCTGAGGAGGGAAGACAGCAAGCCCTAGAGCAGAAATTGCAAGCGTCTATGGCCCTAGAGGGAACCCTACAACTTCCCTGTCTCCCGGCCCTGGCCCCTCGCTATGAACATCTGATTCTGGGCTTGTTCAACCTCTTCGGACAAAACCCCAGTTCCGAGGAACGCCAGCAGCTGCGACAGCGGCTGACAGAGACCCTCACTGAGGGATTTGAGGAATCTCCTCGTCGCTATCTTAGCCTCTCCTATCAATTGGTCAATCCCCAGGAGGGAGTGGCTGGGGGACTAGGTCTGACCTTGAGTTTGACCTCTCCCCCAGAGGCTCAAGGGTCGTTTCAGTTGGCGAATCAGTCCCGCTTTGGCTCCTACCCCGATGGGAAAGCCATGATGCTTGCAGCCAGTTTAGGGGAGGCTGAGGAGGTGTCGGTGTTGGATATTGGGGCGGGAATTGGCCGCAATAGCTTACCTCTGGCTAAACGCGGTCATCCCGTGGATGCGGTGGTGACCAACGCTGAGGCGGGGGAGCGGTTGCAGGAGATGGCCCGATCGCGCCATCTGTCGGTGACTCTCTTGGGGGGAGATTTCCTAGACGCTCCCCAAGTCACGGGAGACTACCACTTGGCCATCGCCCCGGAAATTCTCCCTCACCTGCGATCGCCCCAAGCCATGACCCACTTCTTCCGCCAAAGCCGACGGCTGTTAGCCCCCAGGGGCCGCCTCCTCCTGGGGGCGTTTCTGACTCACCCGGACTATTCCCCCCAGGAGTCGGTTCGGGAACTGGCTCAAGCCTGTGGCTGTAGCTTTCTCACTCCCTCAGAGCTGACGGCCATTTTAGGGGAAGTGGGGTTACGGCTAGAGTCGCAAGAGTCGGTGGTGGCCTATGAGTCCACTCACCTCCCCGCCGCCGCCTGGCCCCCCTCCCAAAGCTTCCTCAACTGGGCCACGGGACAAGAGTTATTTCCCGGTCTCATGGCTCCTCCCGTCAGCTTCTATTGGCTCTGCTGCGCCCCGGAGCCAATTCCCGCAAACCCTGATGAGACCTAA
- a CDS encoding glucose-1-phosphate adenylyltransferase yields MKRVLGIILGGGAGTRLYPLTKLRAKPAVPLAGKYRLIDIPVSNCINSGIEQIYILTQYNSASLNRHIGRTYNFSSFTDGFVEILAAQQTSDSPGWFQGTADAVRQYIWLMNELDVDEYLILSGDHLYRMDYSQFVERHRETNADITLSVVPIDEQRASDFGLMKIDDSGRVIDFSEKPKGDALKAMQVDTSTLGLDAAQAKQKPYIASMGIYVFKREVLKTLLTEAPDQTDFGKEIIPGAAKDYNIQAYLFDGYWEDIGTIQAFYEANLALTQQPKPPFSFYNEDAPIYTRPRYLPPSKLLDCQITESLVGDGCILKECRVDRSVLGVRSRISAGAVVEDSLLMGSDFYQSFSERQGEASAPSMALGIGENSTVRRAIVDKNARIGKNVKILNKENIEEADREELGFYIRSGIVVVLKNATIPDNFVI; encoded by the coding sequence GTGAAACGAGTTTTAGGCATTATTCTCGGTGGCGGTGCGGGAACGCGCCTCTACCCCCTAACCAAACTCAGAGCAAAACCCGCTGTTCCCTTAGCGGGTAAATATCGGTTGATTGACATCCCTGTCAGCAACTGTATCAATTCTGGGATTGAGCAAATCTATATCCTGACCCAGTACAATTCCGCGTCCCTGAACCGCCATATTGGGCGGACGTATAATTTTTCGAGCTTTACCGATGGATTTGTGGAAATCCTGGCGGCTCAACAAACGTCCGACAGTCCCGGTTGGTTCCAAGGTACGGCGGATGCGGTCCGTCAATATATCTGGCTCATGAATGAGTTGGATGTGGACGAGTATCTCATTCTCTCGGGTGACCACCTCTATCGGATGGATTATAGTCAATTCGTGGAGCGTCACCGGGAAACCAATGCGGATATTACCCTCTCGGTGGTTCCCATTGATGAACAACGGGCCTCAGATTTCGGCTTGATGAAAATTGATGACTCAGGACGAGTCATTGATTTCTCAGAAAAACCCAAAGGTGACGCCCTCAAAGCCATGCAGGTCGATACCAGTACCCTGGGCTTAGATGCCGCTCAGGCGAAGCAGAAGCCCTATATTGCCTCAATGGGCATTTATGTCTTCAAACGGGAGGTTCTCAAAACCCTGCTCACGGAAGCTCCTGACCAAACGGACTTTGGTAAGGAGATTATTCCCGGTGCGGCTAAGGATTACAATATCCAGGCCTATCTGTTTGATGGCTATTGGGAAGATATTGGAACCATTCAAGCCTTCTATGAAGCGAATTTGGCCCTGACGCAACAGCCGAAGCCGCCCTTTAGCTTCTATAACGAAGATGCGCCGATTTATACCCGGCCCCGCTATCTCCCCCCCAGTAAACTCCTCGATTGCCAAATTACCGAGTCCCTGGTGGGAGATGGCTGTATCCTCAAAGAATGCCGCGTCGATCGCTCGGTTCTGGGGGTTCGCAGCCGCATTAGTGCTGGGGCGGTGGTGGAAGATTCCCTGTTGATGGGATCTGACTTCTATCAGTCCTTTAGTGAACGCCAAGGGGAAGCCTCGGCCCCCTCGATGGCTCTGGGAATCGGTGAAAATAGTACCGTTCGCCGGGCGATCGTGGATAAGAATGCACGAATTGGTAAAAATGTCAAGATTCTCAATAAAGAAAATATTGAGGAAGCCGACCGGGAAGAGTTAGGGTTCTATATCCGCAGTGGGATTGTGGTGGTTCTGAAGAACGCGACGATTCCCGATAACTTCGTGATTTAG
- a CDS encoding DnaJ C-terminal domain-containing protein yields MAATDFKDYYSILGVSKTANADEIKKAFRRLARQYHPDMNPGDRNAEARFKEVSEAYEILSDPDKRKQYDRFGQYWKQAGNGAGGGWGAGAPQGGATAGGFDFDFSQYANFDEFLESVLGGVGGRGRSQWSSYGDASPKDSSRSSGFNGGFEDFAGYNRRSTGVSLDQEATLSLSFAEAFHGVQKRLSVSGQKVSVRIPPGAKTGSRVRVKGKGKKDGYGRQGDLYLNIELKPHQFFHFDGDNLVCDVPISPDEAVLGAKIDVPTPDGTVTVSIPAGVRSGQMLRLRGKGWRLPKSGARTDQLVKVDITPPTHLSDEERQLYERLRDCRQENPRQTLEHLGL; encoded by the coding sequence ATGGCTGCAACGGACTTCAAAGACTACTATTCCATCTTGGGCGTGAGTAAAACGGCCAACGCCGATGAAATCAAGAAGGCGTTTCGCCGTTTGGCTCGTCAGTATCACCCAGATATGAATCCGGGCGATCGCAATGCGGAGGCCCGCTTCAAGGAAGTCAGTGAAGCCTACGAGATTCTCTCAGACCCCGACAAGCGCAAACAATACGATCGCTTCGGGCAATATTGGAAACAGGCTGGAAACGGAGCCGGTGGCGGTTGGGGGGCTGGCGCTCCCCAAGGCGGCGCCACAGCGGGCGGCTTTGACTTTGATTTCAGTCAATATGCGAATTTCGATGAGTTTCTCGAATCCGTCCTCGGAGGGGTAGGGGGACGAGGGCGATCGCAATGGTCCTCCTACGGGGACGCCTCCCCCAAAGATTCTAGCCGCTCCTCCGGCTTCAACGGTGGCTTTGAAGACTTCGCTGGCTACAATCGTCGCAGTACCGGTGTCTCCTTAGACCAAGAAGCCACCCTCAGCCTCTCCTTTGCCGAGGCCTTCCATGGAGTACAAAAACGCCTCAGCGTCAGTGGTCAAAAAGTCTCCGTTCGCATCCCCCCCGGCGCCAAAACCGGCAGCCGAGTGCGCGTGAAAGGGAAGGGTAAAAAAGATGGCTATGGCCGTCAAGGAGATCTCTATCTCAACATCGAGCTAAAACCCCATCAGTTCTTTCACTTCGACGGCGATAACCTGGTCTGTGATGTCCCCATTTCCCCCGATGAAGCCGTCTTGGGGGCTAAAATCGATGTTCCCACCCCCGATGGAACCGTGACCGTGAGTATCCCGGCCGGGGTCCGCTCCGGGCAAATGTTGCGGTTACGGGGCAAAGGCTGGCGGCTCCCCAAAAGTGGCGCTCGTACCGATCAACTGGTGAAAGTGGACATCACCCCCCCCACCCACCTCAGCGACGAAGAACGACAGCTTTATGAACGCCTACGAGACTGTCGCCAAGAGAACCCTCGCCAAACCCTAGAACATCTCGGCTTATAG
- a CDS encoding TIGR00341 family protein: MPQVDQKTLAILSQEISGDSKLNLNFIFLSVASCIIATCGLLLNSSAVIIGAMIVAPLMLPLRGLALGAMKGDVFLFRRGITTLLVGTLLSVVLSAMIGAVASIPFTEFSPEILARTQPNLFDLVIALAAGAVGGFAKLRREVSDAIAGTAIAVALMPPLCVVGLSLSQGATFAARGAFLLYATNLLGITLACMLVFIWEGYYVEKIRMARALLYTVLLTLPIILPLSISLGQLLRQTRLQSTLRSILLTRTITVGQQVELVQTRIDWTRNPPEVYLRVRTRPEAPLTPKQVFEVEQLVTQEMRQDFLLVFQIDSFDEIRSEDLFGYRISYQEPEEDEVEPVSEPLSPETLRRMSQTLWRFNTFLKQPMQRRTAHGRDGRS, encoded by the coding sequence ATGCCACAAGTTGACCAAAAGACCCTCGCGATTCTGTCTCAGGAGATTTCTGGGGATTCCAAACTCAATCTTAACTTTATCTTTCTCTCGGTTGCCTCTTGTATTATTGCCACCTGTGGCCTATTACTCAATAGTTCCGCCGTCATTATTGGTGCGATGATCGTCGCTCCTCTCATGTTACCCCTACGAGGCTTGGCTTTGGGGGCAATGAAGGGAGATGTATTTTTGTTTCGCCGGGGTATCACCACGCTCCTGGTGGGTACGCTCCTCTCTGTCGTCCTCTCGGCAATGATTGGGGCTGTGGCCAGTATTCCATTCACAGAGTTTAGCCCGGAAATTTTGGCACGCACTCAACCCAACCTCTTCGATTTAGTGATTGCGTTGGCGGCGGGGGCCGTGGGTGGCTTTGCCAAGCTGCGTCGGGAAGTTAGCGATGCGATCGCCGGAACCGCCATCGCCGTGGCCCTGATGCCCCCCCTCTGTGTGGTGGGTTTATCTCTGTCTCAGGGGGCAACATTCGCCGCTCGGGGGGCATTCCTGCTCTATGCTACCAACCTCTTGGGCATTACCCTAGCCTGTATGCTCGTCTTTATCTGGGAGGGGTACTATGTGGAGAAAATCCGCATGGCTCGGGCCCTGCTGTATACCGTCCTGCTCACCCTGCCGATTATTCTTCCCCTGTCCATCAGTCTGGGGCAACTGCTACGACAAACCCGTCTCCAATCAACCCTACGCTCAATTCTCCTCACACGCACGATCACCGTGGGCCAACAGGTGGAGTTGGTTCAAACCCGCATTGACTGGACTCGAAACCCTCCGGAAGTTTATTTACGGGTGAGGACTCGTCCGGAAGCCCCCCTGACCCCTAAACAGGTTTTTGAAGTGGAACAACTGGTCACCCAGGAAATGCGCCAAGATTTTCTCTTGGTGTTTCAGATTGACAGTTTTGATGAAATTCGTTCAGAGGATTTATTTGGGTATCGGATTTCTTATCAAGAGCCAGAGGAAGATGAGGTTGAACCTGTTTCTGAACCGCTATCCCCAGAGACATTGAGGAGGATGAGTCAGACCCTGTGGCGCTTCAATACCTTTCTCAAGCAACCGATGCAGCGGCGAACAGCCCACGGCCGCGATGGGCGATCATAA
- a CDS encoding ATP-binding protein, with protein MAATLRASIEGLRQVDDARRYKGWLKSSPEWCEAAGTSAATLKRFWRRLPVRSQTFRAICDAVDVSWQEVLALSEVSPSPPSGRGENPGYLGERVTPRVALTEVPGHARLDFFAYDEAWVGRETVLAQLSEQLQQSCRLLVLLGLTGIGKTALAERLAVSLYPRWTGKEWQQLWRENLDNDRQPNDFISVASRWWEQWGSPVEGSKDGQVLVDRTAEYVLTHPLLLIIDSLERMLKGNEEEGWSDFNDPLWAMFFEAVLAAPVCQSRMLLTSQDFPGQLPGRYSNFWTYEFLKGLNETEQLALFAKANLDLSPESQNYLTRIGAAYEGHPLALRVIAGEISNAPFSGNVRAYWNRYGQDIEEVETAIAQAKMGQTTSGSDRWQLHECTRLLRMKVRDRLEQTFVRLKREAPAAYVLLCEASVYRCPVVESFWLSHLEDWDYDKAEGQLALETLRDRYLVEEITEGDRILLRQHNLIRSVALSHLQRLDSEAGELKNKLIIP; from the coding sequence GTGGCAGCAACACTCAGGGCATCTATTGAAGGGCTTCGACAGGTGGATGACGCACGACGGTATAAGGGTTGGCTTAAGTCATCCCCCGAGTGGTGTGAAGCCGCTGGCACCTCAGCGGCAACCTTGAAGCGGTTTTGGCGGAGATTGCCGGTGCGATCGCAAACTTTTAGGGCCATCTGTGATGCCGTTGACGTGTCCTGGCAAGAGGTGCTGGCCCTGTCTGAGGTGAGCCCTAGCCCGCCAAGCGGCAGGGGGGAGAATCCCGGATATCTGGGCGAGCGGGTGACGCCTAGGGTTGCGCTGACGGAGGTTCCGGGCCATGCTAGGTTAGATTTTTTTGCCTATGATGAGGCCTGGGTGGGACGGGAAACCGTTTTGGCTCAGTTAAGTGAGCAGTTGCAACAGTCCTGCCGTCTCCTGGTGTTATTGGGACTGACCGGGATTGGCAAAACCGCTCTAGCAGAGCGACTCGCCGTCTCCTTATACCCACGATGGACGGGTAAAGAATGGCAACAGTTATGGCGGGAGAATCTGGATAACGATCGCCAACCCAATGACTTTATCAGCGTAGCCAGCCGTTGGTGGGAGCAGTGGGGATCGCCTGTGGAAGGATCTAAGGATGGACAAGTTTTAGTTGATCGCACCGCTGAGTATGTCTTGACCCATCCCCTCTTGCTGATCATTGATTCCTTAGAAAGGATGCTGAAAGGCAATGAAGAGGAGGGTTGGAGCGACTTTAACGACCCCTTATGGGCGATGTTTTTTGAGGCGGTGTTAGCGGCCCCGGTTTGTCAGAGCCGGATGCTTCTGACCTCTCAAGACTTCCCGGGCCAACTCCCGGGACGGTACAGCAATTTTTGGACTTATGAGTTCTTGAAGGGACTTAATGAAACGGAACAGTTAGCCCTGTTTGCTAAGGCAAACTTGGATCTGAGTCCTGAAAGTCAAAACTATTTGACCCGGATTGGGGCCGCCTATGAAGGACATCCGCTGGCGTTGCGAGTCATTGCTGGGGAAATCTCGAATGCACCTTTTTCCGGGAATGTGCGGGCCTATTGGAATCGCTATGGACAGGATATTGAGGAGGTGGAAACGGCGATCGCCCAGGCAAAAATGGGACAGACGACGTCGGGGAGCGATCGCTGGCAACTTCATGAATGCACCCGCCTGTTACGGATGAAGGTTCGCGATCGCCTCGAACAAACCTTTGTACGCCTTAAACGAGAGGCCCCAGCCGCGTATGTTTTACTCTGTGAGGCATCAGTCTACCGTTGCCCTGTTGTTGAGTCATTCTGGCTCTCCCATCTGGAGGATTGGGATTATGATAAAGCTGAAGGTCAACTGGCTCTGGAGACGTTGCGCGATCGCTATCTAGTGGAAGAAATTACCGAGGGCGATCGCATCTTGTTGCGCCAACACAATCTAATTCGTAGCGTTGCCTTGAGTCATCTCCAGAGGTTAGATTCAGAGGCAGGGGAACTTAAAAATAAACTCATCATCCCATGA
- a CDS encoding tetratricopeptide repeat protein, which translates to MSQEISQSVFRQQLLKRLRLTPASLQRISPRSRRSQYRAALNWLIHYEAPSPDSKLDQVRGYLEAFRHLAEVEDWQRCQELLLLPLESLTGEPLHRQLEIWGYYQEQMEMYNCLLGNGDAPLNLVCLEGLGKAYSRLGDYSRAIAYHQDHLTLAQRLADRQHEAIALGNLGLEHYYLGEYDLAIRYLQEGLTLVQRLGDHAGIGQALGNLGLALHEKGNYQQAIAYHQQDLAIAQELNDRRGMGQALGNLGFAYYALGDYSQALGYEERYLDISRKIGFREGEAIALSNMGETYICLGRYEEATESLQRALEITREIGDRHGEAEGLKNLAELHQQLQNPERAIGYCQQALSIAKQLGIPLTKDCEALLAALGFDVYSGG; encoded by the coding sequence GTGTCTCAGGAAATTTCTCAGTCAGTATTTCGTCAGCAGCTCTTAAAACGGTTACGGCTGACCCCGGCAAGCCTGCAACGTATCTCTCCCCGGAGTCGTCGCAGTCAATACCGTGCGGCTCTCAATTGGCTCATTCACTATGAGGCCCCTTCCCCCGATTCTAAGTTAGATCAGGTGCGTGGCTATCTTGAGGCGTTTCGCCATTTAGCGGAGGTGGAAGATTGGCAACGCTGTCAGGAGTTATTGCTGTTGCCCTTAGAGTCCTTAACCGGGGAACCGTTACATCGACAACTAGAAATTTGGGGCTATTATCAGGAACAGATGGAGATGTATAATTGCCTACTAGGCAACGGTGATGCACCGCTAAATCTGGTCTGTTTAGAAGGGTTGGGGAAAGCCTATTCCCGTTTGGGAGATTATAGTCGGGCGATCGCCTATCATCAAGACCATTTAACCCTAGCCCAACGACTGGCAGACCGACAACATGAAGCCATTGCTTTGGGCAATTTGGGGTTAGAACATTATTATTTAGGGGAGTATGACTTAGCCATTCGCTATCTTCAGGAGGGCTTGACGTTAGTGCAACGTTTGGGCGATCACGCAGGAATTGGCCAAGCCCTAGGGAATTTAGGCTTAGCTTTACATGAAAAGGGGAACTATCAGCAAGCCATCGCCTATCATCAACAGGATTTAGCCATTGCTCAGGAGTTAAATGACCGTCGGGGGATGGGCCAGGCTCTAGGAAATTTGGGATTTGCCTACTATGCCTTGGGAGACTATTCCCAGGCCCTCGGCTATGAAGAACGCTATTTGGATATCTCCCGTAAAATTGGCTTTCGGGAAGGGGAGGCGATCGCCCTTTCGAATATGGGAGAAACCTATATCTGTCTCGGCCGCTACGAGGAGGCTACCGAGAGTCTGCAACGGGCCTTAGAGATTACCCGGGAGATTGGCGATCGTCATGGGGAAGCAGAAGGGTTGAAAAACTTAGCCGAACTTCATCAACAACTGCAAAACCCAGAGCGGGCGATCGGGTATTGTCAACAGGCCCTGAGCATTGCCAAACAACTGGGCATTCCCCTGACAAAAGACTGTGAAGCACTCTTAGCCGCTCTCGGCTTTGATGTTTACTCGGGTGGCTAG